The following are from one region of the Arcobacter defluvii genome:
- a CDS encoding AtpZ/AtpI family protein, producing MQEEYEKPKHQDKIAALDNLSLGISIVAAIIIGFGIGYGLKQLTGYTWTLWLGIFWGVLAAFMNVYKAYKRAQKEFEGMENDPRYSYRAKHGDKSFDDED from the coding sequence ATGCAAGAAGAATATGAAAAACCAAAACATCAAGATAAAATAGCTGCTTTAGATAATCTATCATTAGGTATATCTATTGTTGCTGCAATTATAATAGGTTTTGGTATTGGATATGGTTTAAAACAATTAACTGGATATACTTGGACTTTATGGCTTGGTATTTTTTGGGGAGTTTTAGCTGCTTTTATGAATGTTTATAAAGCATATAAGAGAGCTCAAAAAGAGTTTGAGGGGATGGAAAACGATCCTAGATATTCATATAGAGCTAAACATGGAGATAAATCTTTTGATGATGAAGATTAA
- the rpoD gene encoding RNA polymerase sigma factor RpoD, translated as MSVKDINKTIEQLVKEYKDSILTYEKIIKIFPKAPSGPNIKKLLALIQLYNVTVISSQEQAKRMNAEEAKKRKELREKLIENEDDVYDLLKNKELLEWSRSDSPVRMYLREMGQIPLLTKEEEVEISKKIEMGEDIILDAICYVPYLIDFILEYKEPLVNRERKVKELFKNFDDDDSENEDEENLEDEDIEDEDIDSESDESDEEKVSGKKQKKLDKRAQTIIEAFKNLEKAKKDWLKFSVKETAKSDDEVDQMTFNLAVAFKKKILKEALLDLGPTSKLITEIVKAMETALKSDTGFDSELKRLEYKLPLFNETLLKNHKKILDNIVNLSKAQITSMVPEATMVSTYMEIKKLFQTAEASKGGFDLSPEELRDVLEQIKRGKQITDTSKTRMAKSNLRLVVSIAKRYTNRGLPFLDLIQEGNIGLMKAVDKFEYKKGYKFSTYATWWIRQAISRAIADQARTIRIPIHMIETINRINKIIRKGIQENGKEPDVDEIAKEVGLPVDKVKQVIKITKEPVSLEAPIGSDDDGKFGDFVPDEKAPTPVDNIMKEDLQGQIDQILGQLNEREQAVIRMRFGLMEDASDRTLEEIGKELSVTRERVRQIESSAIKKLKHPKVGKNLKNYVES; from the coding sequence ATGAGCGTAAAAGATATAAATAAAACTATCGAGCAATTGGTAAAAGAATACAAAGATTCTATACTTACCTATGAGAAAATTATTAAAATCTTTCCTAAAGCACCTTCAGGTCCAAACATTAAAAAACTTTTAGCATTAATACAATTATATAATGTAACTGTAATTAGTTCTCAAGAACAAGCAAAAAGAATGAATGCTGAAGAAGCTAAAAAAAGAAAAGAATTAAGAGAAAAGTTAATCGAAAACGAAGATGACGTTTACGATTTATTAAAAAATAAAGAACTACTTGAATGGTCAAGATCAGATTCTCCTGTAAGAATGTATCTTAGAGAAATGGGACAAATTCCTCTTTTAACAAAAGAAGAAGAAGTTGAAATTTCTAAAAAAATAGAAATGGGTGAAGATATTATTCTTGATGCTATTTGTTATGTACCATATCTAATTGATTTTATTTTGGAATATAAAGAACCTTTAGTAAATAGAGAAAGAAAAGTAAAAGAATTATTTAAAAATTTTGATGATGATGATTCTGAAAATGAAGATGAAGAAAACTTAGAAGATGAAGATATTGAAGATGAAGATATTGATAGTGAATCTGATGAATCTGATGAAGAAAAAGTTAGTGGAAAAAAACAGAAAAAACTTGATAAAAGAGCACAAACTATTATTGAAGCCTTCAAAAATTTAGAAAAAGCTAAAAAAGATTGGCTTAAATTTTCTGTAAAAGAGACTGCAAAATCAGATGATGAAGTTGATCAAATGACTTTCAATCTTGCTGTTGCATTTAAAAAGAAAATTTTAAAAGAAGCTTTATTAGATTTAGGTCCAACTTCTAAACTTATTACTGAAATTGTAAAAGCGATGGAAACTGCACTTAAATCTGATACTGGTTTTGATAGTGAATTAAAAAGATTAGAATATAAATTACCATTATTTAATGAAACTTTATTAAAAAATCACAAGAAGATTTTAGATAATATTGTTAATTTATCAAAAGCACAAATTACATCTATGGTTCCAGAAGCAACTATGGTTTCTACTTATATGGAAATAAAAAAACTTTTCCAAACAGCAGAAGCAAGTAAGGGAGGATTTGATTTATCACCTGAAGAACTAAGAGATGTTCTTGAGCAAATAAAAAGAGGTAAACAAATTACTGATACTTCAAAAACAAGGATGGCAAAATCAAATCTAAGACTTGTTGTATCAATTGCAAAAAGATATACAAATAGAGGTTTACCCTTCCTTGACTTAATTCAAGAAGGAAACATCGGTCTTATGAAGGCTGTTGATAAGTTTGAATATAAAAAAGGTTATAAATTTTCTACTTATGCAACATGGTGGATTAGACAAGCAATTTCAAGAGCAATTGCAGATCAAGCTAGAACTATTAGAATTCCTATTCATATGATTGAAACTATTAATAGAATTAATAAAATCATCAGAAAAGGTATCCAAGAAAATGGAAAAGAGCCTGATGTTGATGAAATCGCAAAAGAAGTAGGACTTCCTGTTGATAAAGTAAAACAAGTTATTAAAATTACAAAAGAGCCTGTATCTTTAGAAGCTCCTATTGGAAGTGATGATGATGGTAAATTTGGAGATTTTGTTCCTGATGAAAAAGCTCCAACACCAGTTGATAATATCATGAAAGAAGATTTACAAGGTCAAATTGATCAAATTTTAGGTCAATTAAATGAAAGAGAACAAGCTGTTATTAGAATGAGATTTGGTCTTATGGAAGATGCAAGTGATAGAACATTAGAAGAAATTGGAAAAGAACTTTCTGTAACAAGAGAAAGAGTTAGACAAATTGAATCAAGTGCCATTAAAAAATTAAAGCATCCAAAAGTTGGTAAAAATCTTAAAAATTATGTAGAAAGTTAG
- a CDS encoding pyrimidine/purine nucleoside phosphorylase — MPVLKNVELTKKANIYFDGKVTSRSFVDEKGIKKSLGIMMPGEYTFGTNEAEHMEIIAGKVEVLVACGDSNWETYGPGEYFEVPANCSFDIKVIEITDYCCTYIG; from the coding sequence ATGCCAGTATTAAAAAATGTAGAATTAACAAAAAAAGCGAATATTTATTTCGATGGAAAAGTTACAAGTAGAAGTTTTGTAGATGAAAAAGGTATTAAAAAATCTTTAGGTATTATGATGCCAGGTGAATATACATTTGGTACAAATGAAGCAGAGCATATGGAAATTATTGCAGGAAAAGTTGAAGTACTTGTTGCTTGTGGTGATAGTAATTGGGAAACATATGGACCAGGTGAATATTTTGAAGTTCCAGCAAATTGTAGTTTTGATATAAAAGTAATTGAAATAACAGATTATTGTTGTACTTATATTGGATAA
- a CDS encoding FtsW/RodA/SpoVE family cell cycle protein → MRLIDKRIISHFDYLLIIFVLPLIFLSYHLISETNEQLANKQLVYYTISIFAFLLVFMLPIRKKVRIIPALYWIGIILLIAVELIGISKLGAKRWIYIPFIGTTIQPSELIKPIFILMLGYLIQHKPPPKNGYGFSDFIYFSFYILLPFVLIAIEPDLGTALVLLFVGYGILFLIGVNWKIWVSIIVIVGVASPFMYTYLVKDYQKKRIHDFISEKPSYHVQQSIIAIGSGGLTGKDSEDATQTQLKFLPIATSDFIFAYFVERYGFLGAIGLIFLYLLIILHLLTMNYFFKDDYIIRAFASGLGLLIFFNMSINVLMVIGFAPVVGLPLPLFSYGGSSFINFIVTFAILENLLAFRYMNLYNYERKL, encoded by the coding sequence ATGCGTTTAATTGATAAAAGAATTATTTCACACTTTGATTATTTGTTAATAATATTTGTTTTACCTTTGATATTCTTATCATACCATTTAATAAGTGAAACAAACGAACAATTGGCTAATAAACAATTGGTGTATTATACTATTTCTATATTTGCATTTCTTTTAGTATTTATGTTGCCTATAAGAAAAAAGGTGAGAATTATTCCAGCTTTATACTGGATAGGAATAATTTTACTAATTGCTGTTGAACTTATAGGAATTTCAAAACTAGGTGCAAAAAGATGGATTTATATACCATTTATTGGAACTACAATTCAACCATCAGAACTAATTAAACCAATATTTATTTTGATGCTAGGATATTTAATACAACATAAGCCACCACCAAAAAATGGTTATGGATTTAGTGATTTTATATATTTTTCATTTTATATATTGTTACCATTTGTTTTAATTGCAATTGAACCAGATTTAGGAACAGCTTTAGTTTTACTTTTTGTTGGTTATGGAATTTTATTTTTAATAGGTGTAAATTGGAAAATATGGGTTAGTATAATAGTTATAGTTGGAGTTGCTTCTCCTTTTATGTATACTTATTTGGTAAAAGATTATCAGAAAAAAAGAATTCATGATTTTATTTCTGAAAAGCCTAGTTATCATGTTCAACAATCAATTATAGCTATTGGTTCAGGTGGACTTACGGGAAAAGATAGTGAAGATGCAACCCAAACACAATTGAAATTTTTGCCAATTGCAACAAGTGATTTTATTTTTGCTTATTTCGTTGAAAGATATGGATTCTTAGGTGCAATAGGATTGATTTTTTTATATTTGTTGATTATTTTACATTTATTAACAATGAATTATTTTTTTAAAGATGATTATATAATTAGAGCTTTTGCCTCCGGTTTAGGACTTTTAATATTTTTTAATATGAGTATTAATGTTTTAATGGTTATTGGTTTTGCACCAGTTGTTGGGCTTCCTTTACCGTTATTTTCATATGGTGGAAGTTCTTTTATAAATTTTATTGTGACATTTGCAATTTTAGAAAATTTATTAGCATTTAGATATATGAATTTATATAATTATGAAAGAAAGTTATAA
- a CDS encoding zeta toxin family protein: MKVILILGVNGSGKSTFYRNNLKEHFEKENIFYINADEIKQQLVKDGIENNQAKIKSGQIAISQMGKYIKEKKNFAFETTFTDDGAMGSIAIMKELKKQNYEIEGYFIHSKDVNLNIARVEDRFRKGTGHFVPANIIKHRYELCVNNVKEYSNLFNKLEYIDNTNLDFKKSNERNLFGVKEKKLFSPKEKMKNTDLDISR; the protein is encoded by the coding sequence ATGAAAGTTATTTTAATATTAGGAGTTAATGGAAGTGGGAAAAGTACATTTTATAGAAATAATCTAAAAGAGCATTTTGAAAAAGAAAATATTTTTTACATAAATGCAGATGAGATAAAACAACAACTTGTAAAAGATGGAATTGAAAATAACCAAGCAAAAATAAAATCAGGACAAATTGCAATTAGTCAAATGGGAAAATATATAAAAGAAAAGAAAAATTTTGCATTTGAAACAACTTTTACTGATGATGGAGCAATGGGAAGTATTGCAATTATGAAAGAACTAAAAAAACAAAACTATGAAATTGAAGGATATTTTATTCATTCAAAAGATGTAAATTTAAATATTGCAAGAGTAGAAGATAGGTTCAGAAAAGGAACTGGACATTTTGTTCCAGCAAATATAATAAAACATAGATATGAACTCTGTGTAAATAATGTAAAAGAATATTCAAATTTATTTAATAAATTAGAATATATTGATAATACGAATTTAGATTTTAAAAAATCAAATGAAAGAAATTTATTTGGAGTAAAAGAAAAAAAACTCTTCTCTCCAAAAGAGAAAATGAAAAATACAGATTTAGATATTTCAAGATAA
- a CDS encoding SprT-like domain-containing protein, giving the protein MNEKIPTLEFYKDLQEIYNIFNRELFDNTLPNCLITVQRKKQVMGYFSPDRWINDKGKKNHELALNPAYFGSCNFIEIFQTVVHEMCHLWQFEFGTPSRKTYHNQEWANKMESIGLIPSDTGRAGGKKTGQKMNDYPERGGKFEKLCIKIFKDGLYVKWFDRFPNEITVKTPFSQEDYQELDEEELQDVIDSLDDDKILENLYTTVGEIIKDILPVEEVRALNEIKQKTKYMCPQCSSSVWGKPNLSIKCNSCNIDFFIVT; this is encoded by the coding sequence ATGAATGAAAAAATACCTACTTTAGAATTTTATAAAGATTTACAAGAAATCTATAATATTTTTAATAGAGAACTGTTTGATAATACATTACCTAATTGTTTAATAACAGTACAAAGAAAAAAACAAGTTATGGGATATTTTAGTCCTGATAGATGGATAAATGATAAAGGTAAGAAAAATCATGAATTAGCTTTAAATCCAGCATATTTTGGAAGTTGTAATTTTATAGAAATTTTTCAAACAGTAGTTCATGAAATGTGTCATCTTTGGCAGTTTGAATTTGGTACTCCATCAAGAAAAACTTATCATAACCAAGAGTGGGCTAATAAAATGGAAAGTATTGGATTAATTCCAAGTGATACAGGAAGAGCTGGAGGTAAAAAAACTGGACAAAAGATGAATGATTACCCTGAAAGAGGAGGTAAATTTGAAAAGTTATGTATTAAAATATTTAAAGATGGACTATATGTTAAGTGGTTTGATAGGTTTCCTAATGAAATAACAGTTAAAACACCTTTTTCTCAAGAAGATTATCAAGAACTAGATGAAGAAGAGCTACAAGATGTTATAGATAGTTTAGATGATGATAAAATTTTAGAAAATTTATATACAACAGTTGGAGAGATAATAAAAGACATCTTACCAGTTGAAGAAGTTAGAGCTCTTAATGAAATAAAACAAAAAACTAAATATATGTGTCCACAATGTAGTTCTTCTGTTTGGGGAAAACCTAATTTATCTATTAAATGTAATTCTTGCAATATTGATTTTTTTATAGTTACTTAA
- a CDS encoding energy transducer TonB: MPENTPKKEIVEKKSDVKFVKLKKNEIQKTEIEKIETQVEKIEKPQITKKVETVKKEIKENKSTPKKIGKKVERKKEIDIEKSKKFQKSILQEQIVKENNSLQEKTLENFLSQKEPINKEILNELERLYGEEYQNFTKVQKAYLEKNLNNFQVITQRVLDRLGYPKLAAKLKIGGINIVEFMFHPDGSISGLKIINSSGYAVLDDYTIELIEIAYKDYPRPTTPTKLRFKVFYRLF, encoded by the coding sequence TTGCCTGAAAATACACCTAAAAAAGAGATTGTAGAAAAAAAATCTGATGTGAAATTTGTAAAATTAAAAAAAAATGAGATTCAAAAAACTGAAATAGAAAAAATTGAAACTCAAGTAGAAAAAATTGAAAAACCACAAATTACAAAAAAAGTAGAAACTGTAAAAAAAGAGATAAAAGAGAATAAATCTACTCCTAAGAAGATTGGCAAAAAAGTTGAAAGAAAAAAAGAGATAGATATTGAAAAATCTAAAAAATTCCAAAAAAGTATTTTACAAGAACAAATTGTAAAAGAAAATAACTCTTTGCAAGAAAAAACTTTAGAAAATTTTTTATCACAAAAAGAACCTATAAACAAAGAAATTCTTAATGAATTAGAGAGATTATATGGGGAAGAATATCAAAATTTTACAAAAGTACAAAAAGCTTATTTAGAAAAAAATCTAAATAATTTTCAAGTTATTACACAAAGAGTTTTAGATAGATTAGGTTATCCAAAACTTGCTGCTAAACTTAAAATTGGAGGAATAAATATTGTTGAATTTATGTTTCATCCAGATGGAAGTATAAGTGGATTAAAAATTATAAATTCTTCTGGTTATGCTGTATTAGATGATTATACAATTGAATTAATTGAAATTGCCTATAAAGATTATCCAAGACCAACAACTCCAACAAAATTAAGATTTAAAGTATTTTATAGGCTATTTTAG
- the mobP1 gene encoding MobP1 family relaxase has product MARRYRLFEDELLAKRVYTRLENASRTSYNHKQKNKNSTKNKDNPRGKEAVIKITGSSKNLNVFKRHIEYITRDYELPLYDNDGNKYEGKDEIKDYIDLYNHDGAIPEFENINGKERREVMNFVFSMKEHNSTPADKLMEAVIKSVREKYPNNPAVFSFHGDTDNPHIHCDLRIQDINGHRIDFKHKDRYDLRRDYAKNLRDLGIEAYATSRNVKYDLDKNKNFDRTVQDKNLTGADEDKIKNHHYEVVEFGKAKYKFDENAKDSFYVKYKTTRGEIIDIWSEDLERVVKDNDIKVGEYVRFKITDRVPVEVKLKKFDKKTKKYTVYTKSVLKNVWDCSILGRAEKDLKSVPKTNNRKVKYGTETVVDKTAEFIRMKKEREAKEGLNISTGKKPNKFGKPIKKDDRDR; this is encoded by the coding sequence TTGGCTAGAAGATATAGACTTTTTGAAGATGAACTATTAGCAAAAAGAGTATATACTAGATTAGAAAATGCTTCAAGAACTTCATATAATCATAAACAAAAAAATAAAAATTCTACAAAAAATAAAGATAATCCACGAGGTAAAGAAGCAGTAATAAAAATAACTGGAAGTTCAAAAAATCTTAATGTATTTAAAAGACATATTGAATATATTACAAGAGATTATGAATTGCCTTTATATGATAATGATGGAAATAAATACGAAGGAAAAGATGAAATAAAAGATTATATTGATTTATATAATCATGATGGAGCTATTCCTGAATTTGAAAATATAAATGGTAAAGAACGAAGAGAAGTTATGAATTTTGTATTTTCTATGAAAGAACATAATTCAACTCCAGCTGATAAACTTATGGAAGCAGTTATAAAAAGTGTAAGAGAAAAATATCCTAACAATCCAGCAGTTTTTAGTTTTCATGGTGATACAGATAATCCACACATACATTGTGATTTAAGAATACAAGATATTAATGGACATAGAATAGATTTTAAGCACAAAGATAGATATGATTTAAGACGAGATTATGCTAAAAATTTAAGAGATTTAGGAATTGAAGCTTATGCAACAAGTAGAAATGTAAAATATGATTTAGATAAAAATAAAAATTTTGATAGAACAGTACAGGACAAAAATTTAACTGGAGCTGATGAAGATAAAATTAAAAATCATCACTATGAAGTTGTAGAATTTGGAAAAGCTAAATATAAATTTGATGAAAATGCAAAAGATAGTTTTTATGTAAAATATAAAACTACTAGAGGTGAAATAATTGATATATGGAGTGAAGATTTAGAAAGAGTTGTAAAAGATAATGATATAAAAGTAGGGGAATATGTAAGATTTAAAATTACAGATAGAGTTCCTGTTGAAGTAAAACTAAAAAAGTTTGATAAGAAAACTAAAAAATATACTGTTTATACAAAATCGGTTTTAAAAAATGTTTGGGATTGTTCTATTTTAGGAAGAGCTGAAAAAGATTTAAAATCAGTTCCTAAAACTAATAACAGAAAAGTTAAATATGGAACTGAAACAGTTGTAGATAAAACAGCAGAATTTATAAGAATGAAAAAAGAGAGAGAAGCTAAAGAGGGCTTAAATATTTCGACTGGTAAAAAGCCTAATAAGTTTGGGAAACCTATTAAAAAAGATGATAGAGATAGATAA
- a CDS encoding 3-isopropylmalate dehydratase small subunit, which translates to MNKITGKVWNFGANIDTDVIIAARYLNSSDPEHLAKYVMEDADPEFPKKLQRGDIIVAGENFGCGSSREHAPIALKAAGVAAVVAPSFARIFYRNAFNMGLPIFELPESLEIKEGEEISIDLDKGEITNNTTNKTYKFIPIPPFMQELIATGGLINYAKAEMVKAK; encoded by the coding sequence ATGAATAAAATTACTGGAAAAGTGTGGAATTTTGGAGCAAATATTGATACAGATGTTATTATTGCAGCTAGATATTTAAATAGTTCAGATCCTGAACATTTAGCAAAATATGTAATGGAAGATGCAGATCCTGAATTTCCAAAAAAATTACAAAGAGGTGACATTATTGTTGCTGGTGAAAACTTTGGATGTGGTTCAAGTAGAGAACATGCACCAATCGCATTAAAAGCTGCAGGAGTTGCTGCTGTTGTTGCACCTTCATTTGCTAGAATTTTTTATAGAAATGCATTTAATATGGGATTACCAATATTTGAATTACCTGAATCTTTAGAAATTAAAGAGGGTGAAGAAATTTCAATTGATTTAGATAAAGGTGAAATTACAAATAATACTACTAATAAAACATATAAATTTATTCCAATTCCTCCTTTTATGCAAGAATTAATTGCAACAGGTGGATTAATTAATTATGCAAAAGCAGAAATGGTAAAGGCTAAATAA
- the hemL gene encoding glutamate-1-semialdehyde 2,1-aminomutase, translated as MFEKSIKAYEEACKVIPGGVDSPVRAFKSVGGTPPFIQKGEGAYLYDIDGNKYLDFVQSWGPLIFGHCDKDIEEAVIKTVKNGLSFGAPTELETQLANEIVEMYDNIDKVRFVSSGTEATMSAIRLARGVTGKNDIIKFEGCYHGHSDSLLVQAGSGMATFGAPSSPGVPADLTKHTLVCEYNNIENLKKCFEESSDIACIIIEPIAGNMGLVPATEEFLATCRELCDKYGALLIFDEVMSGFRASLKGASGILKTQGDIITFGKVIGAGMPVGAFAASKEIMGHLSPEGKVYQAGTLSGNPVAMAAGLVSLRKLKANSEIYADLSAKAKKLVNGLKDIATKYNIPMQVDTRGSMFGFFFCEKAPKNFVEVGLCDFKRFATFHHEMLKKGFYFACSQYETGFVCTTITNEDIDVCLNAADEIMQKL; from the coding sequence ATGTTTGAAAAATCAATAAAAGCTTATGAAGAAGCTTGTAAAGTGATTCCTGGAGGAGTAGATTCTCCTGTTCGTGCCTTCAAAAGTGTAGGCGGAACACCACCTTTTATTCAAAAAGGTGAAGGAGCGTATTTATATGATATAGATGGAAATAAATACTTAGATTTTGTTCAAAGTTGGGGACCTTTAATATTTGGTCATTGTGATAAAGATATTGAAGAAGCTGTTATAAAAACTGTAAAAAATGGATTGTCATTTGGAGCACCAACAGAACTTGAAACACAATTAGCAAATGAAATTGTGGAAATGTACGATAATATCGACAAAGTTAGATTTGTAAGTTCTGGTACAGAAGCTACAATGTCTGCAATTAGATTAGCACGTGGTGTTACTGGTAAAAATGATATTATCAAATTTGAAGGTTGTTATCATGGACATTCAGATTCTCTTTTAGTACAAGCAGGTTCAGGAATGGCAACATTTGGAGCACCAAGTAGTCCTGGAGTTCCTGCTGATTTAACAAAACATACTTTAGTTTGTGAATATAATAATATAGAAAACTTAAAAAAATGTTTTGAAGAAAGCTCTGATATTGCTTGTATTATTATAGAACCAATTGCTGGAAATATGGGATTAGTTCCTGCAACTGAAGAGTTTTTAGCAACTTGTAGAGAACTATGTGATAAATATGGTGCACTTCTGATTTTTGATGAAGTTATGTCAGGATTTAGAGCAAGTTTAAAAGGTGCAAGTGGAATTTTAAAAACTCAAGGTGATATTATCACATTTGGAAAAGTAATAGGTGCTGGTATGCCAGTTGGTGCTTTTGCTGCAAGTAAAGAAATTATGGGACATTTATCACCTGAAGGTAAAGTATATCAAGCTGGAACTTTAAGTGGTAATCCAGTTGCTATGGCTGCTGGATTAGTAAGTCTTAGAAAATTAAAAGCAAATTCAGAAATTTATGCTGATTTAAGTGCAAAAGCAAAAAAATTGGTAAATGGTTTAAAAGATATAGCAACAAAATATAATATTCCTATGCAAGTAGATACAAGAGGAAGTATGTTTGGATTTTTCTTTTGTGAAAAAGCTCCAAAGAATTTTGTTGAAGTAGGGCTTTGTGATTTTAAAAGATTTGCAACATTTCACCATGAAATGTTAAAAAAAGGTTTTTATTTCGCTTGTTCTCAATACGAAACAGGTTTTGTTTGTACTACTATTACAAATGAAGATATAGATGTATGCTTAAATGCTGCAGATGAAATTATGCAAAAGTTGTAA
- a CDS encoding RluA family pseudouridine synthase, producing the protein MDKNFIVFETNRLDKFLASQIEASRNQIEQLIKKEYVKVDGKTVNKTGLKLKENQVVDVHFPKAEFNNIKDEEFIINSLEGKEVEIIYEDEHILVINKPYNLTVHDAPSVKDATLVDWLKVKNISLSTISGEERHGIVHRIDKGTSGVMVVAKTNEAHVGLSKQLEDKSMGRYYLAIVDMPLKENTIIEKSIGRNPNNRLKMSIEKDGRFAKSAFSKIALSDNEKFELIAAKLYTGRTHQIRVHLSSINRHILGDNLYGFKGELNKINRFYLHAYYLYLTHPITNKQMSFKANLPTDINDFLTKNFQKGNIDVKIDESYIINSFTFSI; encoded by the coding sequence ATGGATAAAAATTTTATTGTTTTTGAAACAAATAGATTGGATAAATTTTTAGCTTCACAAATTGAAGCTTCAAGAAATCAAATTGAACAACTTATAAAAAAAGAGTATGTTAAAGTAGATGGCAAGACTGTAAATAAAACAGGACTAAAATTAAAAGAAAATCAAGTAGTTGATGTCCATTTTCCAAAAGCAGAATTTAATAATATAAAAGATGAAGAGTTTATAATAAACTCTTTAGAAGGAAAAGAGGTAGAAATTATTTATGAAGATGAACATATTCTTGTAATTAATAAACCTTATAATTTAACAGTTCATGATGCACCAAGTGTAAAAGATGCAACATTAGTTGACTGGTTAAAAGTAAAGAATATCTCTTTATCTACAATTAGTGGTGAAGAAAGACATGGTATTGTTCATAGAATTGATAAAGGTACAAGTGGAGTTATGGTTGTTGCAAAAACAAATGAAGCTCATGTTGGATTATCAAAACAACTTGAAGATAAATCTATGGGAAGATATTATCTTGCAATAGTTGATATGCCATTAAAAGAAAATACAATTATTGAAAAATCAATTGGAAGAAATCCTAATAATAGATTAAAAATGTCAATTGAAAAAGATGGTAGATTTGCAAAATCAGCTTTTTCAAAAATTGCATTAAGTGATAATGAAAAATTTGAATTAATTGCAGCAAAATTATATACAGGAAGAACTCATCAAATTAGAGTTCACTTAAGTTCGATAAATAGGCATATACTTGGCGATAATTTATATGGTTTTAAGGGCGAATTAAATAAAATAAATAGATTTTATTTGCATGCTTATTATCTTTATTTAACCCATCCCATAACAAATAAGCAAATGAGTTTCAAAGCAAATTTACCAACAGATATAAATGATTTTTTAACTAAAAACTTTCAAAAGGGGAATATAGATGTTAAAATTGATGAAAGCTACATCATTAACAGTTTTACTTTTTCTATTTAG